A DNA window from Luteolibacter luteus contains the following coding sequences:
- a CDS encoding S1 family serine peptidase, protein MTSRGLLFAAAAVFLGSGPALAGKAGLRSGRTTPMEMREARKKALEQMREDGFTPIPMIVGGNPASEGEYPWMAALVQAEVPDNYDGQFCGGTLIHPSWILTAGHCVFGSRAEDIHVVLGATDLGESSGIQRIEVAEIILAPGYNNVNLDSDFALLRLKEPADSSFTSISVVDDASLANPGVVSTVIGWGDTTNGEGEYPERLQEVQLPIVDLAVANASPDYNGTLSANMLAAGYAQGGKDSCSGDSGGPLMVPSPVGPGFAQAGVVSFGVECAAPGTYGIYTKVGNYRHFVTGHLRPNYAQWEARTGRVGESRDPDGNGLSNFEDFAFPSGSTLTQQTVSGTRRFSFVRPTEADEVEYILENAPSAAGPWTRKEPGFISSQVLDEFSSTWTVGLPEAGLSGVFRIRAAYSNAVVNGMRPLAYTSSVKGTLDQTDDLGPGGAGHSRRYALESLPVGSESRVTLRSNDFDATLRLVNAAMESVLQTSSNGSAGGNAGQDEALAFTAQAGVRYMVEVISDNAGGEFEISIWNPTAFASVPGLTIPYRATAKKPLTLTTKGSLTTGDGIDPQLQPGPPYYKDDFIVDPSLLPARQVVELRMKSGKGAMGIDDYLALIDAESGQVLMGNDDFAGKSNDAGIRFMPVPGRSYLLRLSSAQPEDIGNYSLSATAPKLTSKTPLATVTLGSTVTGKLAGGSELDEAKYTAKRDYLLQPLPAGQEISVTLASKKFDAVIVVFDAGDLSVVAQGDGGGPVGGVHNARATFTTKAGQRYLIRATTYREREAGSYTLAIAPNS, encoded by the coding sequence ATGACTTCCCGAGGGCTCCTGTTTGCCGCCGCGGCTGTTTTTCTGGGATCAGGGCCTGCGCTGGCCGGGAAGGCGGGCCTGCGTTCTGGTCGGACCACACCGATGGAGATGCGGGAGGCGCGGAAGAAGGCGCTGGAGCAGATGAGAGAAGATGGCTTCACGCCGATCCCCATGATTGTCGGAGGGAATCCGGCATCGGAAGGGGAGTATCCATGGATGGCGGCGCTGGTGCAGGCAGAAGTGCCGGACAATTACGATGGACAGTTCTGTGGTGGGACTTTGATCCATCCCTCTTGGATTCTGACTGCGGGCCACTGTGTTTTTGGCAGCAGAGCGGAAGACATTCATGTGGTGCTGGGTGCGACCGACCTTGGGGAAAGTAGCGGAATTCAGCGGATCGAGGTCGCGGAAATCATTCTGGCCCCGGGCTACAACAACGTGAACTTGGATTCCGATTTCGCGCTGCTACGGCTGAAGGAGCCTGCCGATTCCTCCTTCACTTCGATTTCCGTGGTTGATGATGCCTCGCTGGCGAATCCGGGAGTGGTGTCGACCGTGATCGGCTGGGGCGATACGACGAACGGGGAAGGGGAGTATCCGGAGAGACTTCAGGAAGTGCAGCTTCCCATCGTGGATCTGGCGGTGGCGAACGCATCTCCCGACTACAACGGGACGCTGAGTGCGAACATGTTGGCGGCTGGCTATGCACAGGGTGGGAAGGATTCCTGTTCGGGTGATAGCGGTGGTCCACTGATGGTGCCTTCACCCGTGGGGCCGGGGTTTGCTCAAGCGGGCGTGGTGAGCTTCGGGGTCGAGTGCGCGGCTCCGGGGACCTATGGGATTTACACGAAAGTCGGAAACTACCGGCACTTCGTGACCGGGCATCTCCGCCCGAACTACGCGCAATGGGAAGCGCGGACCGGTCGCGTGGGTGAGAGCCGTGATCCGGATGGCAATGGGCTGAGCAACTTCGAGGACTTCGCTTTTCCTTCGGGGAGCACCTTAACTCAGCAAACGGTTTCCGGGACGAGGCGCTTTAGCTTCGTCCGTCCGACGGAAGCGGATGAGGTGGAGTACATCCTGGAGAACGCCCCTAGCGCTGCGGGACCGTGGACGAGGAAGGAGCCGGGCTTCATTTCCTCTCAGGTGCTCGACGAGTTTTCGAGCACTTGGACCGTGGGTCTTCCGGAGGCGGGGTTGTCCGGGGTGTTCCGGATCCGCGCGGCGTATTCCAATGCGGTGGTCAATGGCATGCGGCCGCTGGCTTACACGAGTAGCGTGAAGGGGACTCTGGATCAGACGGATGACTTGGGGCCCGGTGGTGCCGGGCATTCGCGTCGCTATGCGCTGGAATCGCTGCCGGTCGGGAGCGAGTCGCGTGTGACCCTGCGCTCGAACGATTTCGATGCGACCCTGCGTCTGGTCAATGCGGCGATGGAGAGCGTGCTTCAGACTTCTTCCAATGGCTCGGCGGGTGGCAATGCGGGTCAGGATGAGGCCCTCGCGTTCACCGCTCAAGCGGGGGTGCGCTATATGGTTGAGGTGATCTCGGACAATGCGGGTGGTGAATTTGAGATCAGCATCTGGAATCCCACCGCCTTCGCCTCCGTGCCGGGGCTGACCATTCCGTATCGCGCGACGGCGAAGAAGCCGCTGACTTTGACGACGAAAGGGAGTCTGACGACGGGCGACGGGATTGATCCGCAGCTCCAACCGGGCCCTCCCTACTATAAGGATGATTTCATTGTGGATCCCTCGCTGTTGCCTGCCCGGCAGGTGGTGGAACTGAGGATGAAATCCGGCAAGGGCGCGATGGGGATCGACGATTATCTGGCCCTGATCGACGCCGAAAGCGGACAGGTCCTGATGGGGAATGATGATTTTGCCGGAAAGTCGAACGATGCAGGGATTCGGTTCATGCCGGTCCCCGGGCGGTCCTACCTTCTGCGGCTGTCCTCTGCGCAGCCGGAGGATATTGGGAATTATAGCCTTAGCGCCACCGCGCCGAAGCTCACGAGCAAGACGCCGCTGGCGACGGTCACGCTGGGGAGCACGGTGACAGGAAAGCTTGCCGGTGGGAGTGAACTGGATGAGGCGAAGTATACCGCGAAGCGCGATTACCTGCTCCAGCCTCTCCCCGCAGGTCAGGAAATTTCCGTGACCTTGGCTTCGAAGAAGTTCGATGCGGTGATCGTGGTATTCGATGCCGGGGATTTGAGTGTTGTCGCCCAAGGAGATGGCGGCGGGCCGGTGGGAGGAGTCCACAATGCGAGAGCGACCTTTACGACCAAGGCGGGTCAGCGTTATTTGATCCGCGCCACCACCTACCGAGAGCGGGAGGCTGGCTCCTACACCCTCGCGATTGCGCCCAACTCATGA
- a CDS encoding cytochrome c3 family protein: MANFFPRWTNFLPLKIAVCAGAVAGGVVLAFTYYATPKTLVEGYQPSQPIPFSHKIHVDQLGLDCRYCHSFVDVSGTSNVPSNNTCWNCHQHVQKESPKLQPLRDRMDPTLKHPDFGKPIEWVRIHKTPDYVYFNHSAHVNRGISCQSCHGQVDQMEVVYQENSLSMGWCLECHRAPEKHLRPLEEVYNLKYDPAKYIAAPENAELMSKLGVKTTEDLGLKLKEHWQIQAKESCATCHH, encoded by the coding sequence ATGGCCAATTTCTTCCCGCGCTGGACCAATTTTCTTCCCCTGAAGATCGCTGTATGTGCAGGCGCGGTTGCCGGTGGGGTTGTGTTGGCGTTTACGTATTACGCTACGCCTAAGACGCTTGTGGAGGGCTATCAGCCTTCGCAGCCGATTCCGTTTTCACACAAAATTCACGTGGACCAGCTCGGTCTGGATTGCCGTTACTGCCACTCCTTCGTGGACGTGTCCGGCACCTCGAACGTCCCGTCGAACAACACCTGCTGGAATTGTCACCAGCACGTGCAGAAGGAGAGCCCCAAGCTCCAGCCACTACGTGATCGCATGGATCCGACGTTGAAGCACCCCGATTTCGGCAAGCCGATCGAGTGGGTCCGGATCCACAAGACGCCCGACTACGTTTACTTCAACCACTCCGCGCACGTGAACCGCGGCATCTCTTGCCAGAGCTGCCACGGCCAAGTGGACCAGATGGAAGTGGTCTACCAGGAGAACAGCCTGTCGATGGGCTGGTGCCTCGAGTGCCACCGTGCGCCGGAGAAGCACCTCCGCCCCTTGGAAGAAGTCTACAATCTCAAGTATGACCCCGCGAAGTACATCGCCGCTCCGGAAAATGCCGAGCTGATGTCGAAGCTGGGGGTCAAGACGACCGAGGATCTCGGTCTGAAGCTGAAGGAGCACTGGCAGATCCAAGCCAAGGAGTCCTGCGCTACCTGCCACCATTGA
- a CDS encoding TAT-variant-translocated molybdopterin oxidoreductase: MSKRIWQHPEVPAGETTVSWRGVGQLEDTPEFRSWMEREFPQGVAEMENEEDAEVSRRSFLKLMGASTALAGFGMAACRRPESYIVPYNKAPEWVIPGKATYYASSMPRSGGAAPLVVTTFEGRPTKVAPNMLHPDMTGTDAFVQASILDLYSPSRSRKVLNNAKASSRAEFEKVLAGLAADGSAKVGFVFGNDDSPTRSRLVKELAAKYSGAKFYAYEALEGNAAKVLGAGNKLAADYAVADRILSLDSDFLCLDGHGPTASFFNRRKPEGAGYDKKADPASMNRLYVVESTFSMTGGMADHRLRVAPSLVLKIAAQIARGLGVGQASNIEAVTDEKHLQWVNAVVADLQASGGKSLVLAGSRLPEAVQVLALAINEKLGNIGEGKPLKVVRTEAQGLGDFTALTADLNGGAIDTLFLLTPANPVFDAPADSKFPEALAKAKTVIHLGPRTDATAHASTWHVPATHYLESWSDARTINGVYTIVQPMILPLYNECASELEILAALLTADGKLVTGETSDGKPSPAYDAVRATFEIVGGKGIEPWKKLLRDGYHAGTSYEVVEATVPAAPVAAPAAASGVEVVFVTDGSVYDGRWIDNGWLQEAPDPVSKLSWDNAALIAPETAKNLGVYQDIVKLETERASRAPEGDDEGGKRTAPMIKVSVNGAELELPVMIAFGQAENTIVIPLGYGQGFDKEDKFNRNASGKTPADHVGQVGVNSGFNAYPLRTAATSYFASGATVVKTGKRYPVALVQEHFGMYGRALAREISTMTDEKKGNFDEQLHNVAKQGNDGHAPPNISLYKQENKKGQALLSDPLHQWGMTIDLSACMGCNACLVACQAENNIPIVGKEQLAKGREMHWIRMDRYYAIDSENTFDPGSPTLVPQPVACVQCESAPCETVCPVNATVHTEDGLNAMAYNRCIGTRYCANNCPYKARRFNFFDYNKRNPLVAHNLYKGPFGEKQVGTAPHLQRNPNVSVRMRGVMEKCTYCVQRLKDAKIRQKRGQKQEALLAGKPSADSEVTTNTLRIAVDSVKVACQEACPAGGIEFGNLLDGDKSVMVRAKGSERNYDLLNYIGTKPRTSYLARVKNPNPAMPDAKWVGKATIHMH; this comes from the coding sequence ATGAGCAAACGCATCTGGCAACATCCCGAAGTCCCCGCCGGTGAAACCACCGTCTCTTGGCGTGGCGTCGGCCAGCTTGAGGACACCCCTGAGTTCCGTTCCTGGATGGAGCGCGAGTTCCCGCAGGGTGTGGCTGAAATGGAGAACGAGGAGGACGCCGAGGTGTCCCGCCGTTCCTTCCTGAAGCTGATGGGCGCATCGACCGCCCTCGCCGGTTTCGGCATGGCCGCTTGCCGCCGGCCGGAAAGCTACATCGTGCCTTACAACAAGGCACCGGAGTGGGTGATCCCGGGCAAGGCGACCTACTATGCTTCCAGCATGCCGCGCTCCGGTGGTGCCGCGCCGCTGGTGGTGACGACTTTCGAAGGCCGCCCGACGAAGGTCGCGCCGAACATGCTCCACCCGGACATGACCGGCACGGATGCCTTCGTGCAGGCTTCGATCCTCGATCTCTATTCGCCTTCGCGTTCCCGCAAGGTGCTGAACAACGCGAAGGCCTCGAGCCGCGCCGAGTTCGAAAAGGTGCTGGCCGGTCTGGCCGCCGATGGTTCTGCCAAGGTGGGCTTTGTCTTCGGCAATGACGATTCCCCGACGCGTTCGCGCCTCGTGAAGGAGCTCGCCGCCAAGTATTCCGGCGCGAAGTTCTACGCTTACGAAGCTCTCGAAGGGAATGCGGCCAAGGTGCTTGGCGCCGGCAACAAGCTGGCGGCCGACTATGCTGTCGCCGACCGTATCCTTTCGCTGGACAGTGATTTCCTCTGCCTCGACGGCCACGGCCCGACCGCTTCCTTCTTCAATCGCCGCAAGCCGGAAGGCGCGGGCTATGACAAGAAGGCGGATCCGGCTTCGATGAACCGCCTCTACGTGGTCGAGAGCACCTTCTCGATGACCGGCGGCATGGCGGATCACCGCCTGCGCGTGGCTCCGAGCCTGGTGTTGAAGATCGCGGCGCAGATCGCCCGCGGCCTCGGTGTCGGCCAGGCTTCGAACATCGAAGCGGTGACCGATGAGAAGCATCTCCAATGGGTCAATGCGGTGGTGGCAGATCTTCAGGCCTCCGGCGGCAAGTCGCTGGTGCTCGCCGGATCTCGTCTGCCGGAAGCTGTCCAGGTGCTGGCGCTCGCGATCAACGAGAAGCTCGGCAACATTGGCGAAGGCAAGCCGCTCAAGGTGGTGCGCACGGAAGCCCAAGGCCTTGGCGACTTCACTGCTCTGACCGCCGACCTCAATGGCGGCGCCATCGATACGCTCTTCCTTCTCACGCCGGCCAACCCGGTGTTCGACGCCCCGGCCGATTCCAAGTTTCCGGAGGCACTGGCCAAGGCAAAGACGGTGATTCACCTCGGTCCCCGCACCGATGCCACCGCCCATGCCTCTACCTGGCACGTGCCGGCCACGCACTACCTCGAAAGCTGGTCGGACGCCCGCACGATCAATGGTGTCTACACCATCGTGCAGCCGATGATCCTTCCGCTCTACAACGAGTGTGCCAGCGAGTTGGAAATTTTGGCCGCCTTGCTTACCGCGGATGGTAAGCTGGTCACCGGCGAAACCTCCGACGGCAAGCCTTCGCCTGCCTATGATGCGGTCCGGGCGACCTTCGAGATCGTTGGTGGCAAGGGCATCGAGCCTTGGAAGAAGCTTCTGCGCGACGGTTATCACGCTGGCACTTCCTACGAAGTGGTCGAAGCCACGGTTCCCGCTGCCCCGGTGGCGGCTCCTGCCGCTGCAAGCGGTGTGGAAGTGGTATTCGTCACGGACGGTTCGGTTTACGACGGCCGCTGGATCGACAACGGCTGGCTGCAGGAAGCACCCGATCCGGTTTCGAAACTTTCCTGGGACAATGCCGCGCTGATCGCGCCGGAAACCGCCAAGAACCTCGGTGTTTATCAGGACATCGTGAAGCTCGAGACCGAACGTGCCTCGCGCGCGCCGGAAGGCGATGACGAAGGTGGCAAGCGCACGGCTCCGATGATCAAGGTCTCGGTGAACGGCGCAGAGCTGGAGCTTCCGGTGATGATTGCCTTCGGCCAAGCGGAGAACACGATCGTGATCCCGCTGGGCTACGGCCAAGGTTTCGACAAGGAAGACAAGTTCAACCGCAACGCCAGCGGCAAGACCCCGGCCGATCACGTTGGCCAAGTGGGTGTGAACTCCGGATTCAATGCCTATCCGCTGCGCACGGCAGCGACTTCCTACTTCGCCAGCGGAGCGACCGTGGTGAAGACCGGCAAGCGCTACCCGGTGGCCCTCGTTCAGGAGCACTTCGGAATGTATGGCCGCGCGTTGGCCCGCGAAATCTCGACGATGACCGACGAGAAGAAGGGCAACTTCGACGAGCAGCTTCACAACGTCGCCAAGCAGGGCAACGACGGCCACGCGCCGCCGAACATTTCTCTCTACAAGCAGGAGAACAAGAAGGGTCAAGCGCTCCTCAGCGATCCGCTCCACCAGTGGGGCATGACCATCGACCTCTCCGCCTGTATGGGCTGCAATGCCTGTCTCGTGGCTTGTCAGGCCGAGAACAACATCCCGATCGTCGGCAAGGAACAGCTCGCCAAGGGCCGTGAAATGCACTGGATCCGCATGGACCGCTACTACGCGATCGACAGCGAGAACACCTTCGACCCCGGCAGCCCGACGCTCGTTCCGCAACCGGTGGCCTGCGTGCAGTGCGAAAGCGCTCCCTGCGAAACCGTTTGTCCGGTCAACGCCACGGTTCACACGGAAGACGGCCTCAACGCGATGGCCTACAACCGCTGCATCGGCACGCGCTACTGCGCGAACAACTGCCCGTATAAGGCCCGCCGTTTCAACTTCTTCGATTACAACAAGCGCAACCCGCTCGTCGCCCACAACCTCTACAAGGGTCCCTTCGGCGAGAAGCAAGTGGGCACCGCGCCGCACCTCCAGCGCAACCCGAACGTCTCGGTCCGCATGCGCGGCGTGATGGAAAAGTGCACCTACTGCGTGCAGCGCCTGAAGGACGCCAAGATCCGCCAGAAGCGCGGCCAGAAGCAGGAAGCCCTGCTGGCCGGCAAGCCTTCCGCCGATTCCGAAGTGACCACCAACACCCTCCGCATCGCGGTGGATTCCGTGAAGGTCGCTTGCCAGGAAGCCTGCCCCGCAGGCGGCATCGAATTCGGCAACCTTCTCGACGGAGACAAGTCGGTGATGGTCCGCGCGAAGGGCAGCGAGCGTAATTACGACCTGCTCAACTACATCGGCACGAAGCCGCGCACGAGCTACCTCGCGCGGGTGAAGAATCCGAATCCGGCAATGCCCGACGCCAAGTGGGTCGGCAAGGCCACCATCCACATGCACTGA
- the nrfD gene encoding NrfD/PsrC family molybdoenzyme membrane anchor subunit: MATATEHAPSQTRQGPKLPVLEREKLILNGRSYHWITERICGVLENRQPFLWWLLFLPSALIAMVGVGLGLTYLVSTGVGVWGMTNRVFWGWDITNFVFWIGIGHAGTLISAVLFLTRQNWRTSINRAAEAMTIFAVMCAGIFPAFHVGRVWMAWFLAPIPNANAIWQNFKSPLLWDVFAVSTYFTISLIFWYLGMVPDLATIRDRCKPGLRKMLYGIFSLGWRGGNRQWSHYEMAYLLLAALSTPLVLSVHSVVSFDFATSIVPGWHTTIFPPYFVAGAIFGGFAMVLTIMVPARQLYGLHDVITMKHIDNMAKIILLTGTIVGYAYLMELFVAYYSGAKYEMDAFKFRITGPYWWAYLAMMSCNVLSPQLFWWKACRENLWVVMGVAMAVNIGMWFERFVIIVTTLARMFLPGDWKTYSPSYVEMALFIGTIGMFLALFLLFLRFLPCINIAEVKWTLLESDPHHDDHHDHPDHGVERIPAYQRELHGKAIVGPDN; this comes from the coding sequence ATGGCCACCGCCACCGAACATGCCCCGAGCCAGACTCGCCAAGGACCGAAGCTTCCGGTTCTGGAGCGCGAGAAGCTCATCCTGAACGGCCGATCCTACCACTGGATCACCGAGCGCATCTGCGGAGTGCTGGAGAATCGCCAGCCTTTCCTCTGGTGGTTGCTCTTCCTGCCCTCCGCCCTGATCGCGATGGTCGGCGTTGGCCTGGGCCTGACCTACCTCGTTTCCACGGGTGTGGGTGTGTGGGGTATGACCAACCGCGTCTTCTGGGGTTGGGACATCACGAACTTCGTGTTCTGGATCGGTATCGGCCACGCCGGAACGCTGATCTCCGCGGTGCTCTTCCTGACGCGCCAGAACTGGCGAACTTCGATCAACCGCGCGGCGGAAGCCATGACGATCTTCGCGGTGATGTGCGCCGGCATTTTCCCGGCATTCCACGTCGGCCGTGTCTGGATGGCTTGGTTCCTGGCTCCGATTCCGAACGCCAACGCGATCTGGCAGAACTTCAAGTCGCCGCTGCTGTGGGACGTGTTCGCCGTTTCGACCTACTTCACGATCTCGCTGATCTTCTGGTACCTCGGCATGGTGCCGGACCTCGCGACCATCCGCGACCGCTGCAAGCCCGGCCTGCGCAAGATGCTCTACGGCATCTTCTCCCTCGGCTGGCGTGGTGGTAACCGCCAGTGGAGCCACTACGAAATGGCCTACCTCCTTCTGGCCGCCCTTTCGACCCCGCTCGTGCTTTCCGTGCACTCGGTCGTGTCCTTCGACTTCGCCACCTCGATCGTCCCCGGTTGGCACACCACGATCTTCCCGCCCTACTTCGTCGCAGGCGCCATCTTCGGTGGCTTCGCGATGGTGCTTACCATCATGGTCCCGGCCCGCCAGCTCTACGGCTTGCACGATGTGATCACGATGAAGCACATCGACAACATGGCGAAGATCATCCTGCTGACCGGCACGATCGTCGGCTACGCCTACCTGATGGAGCTCTTCGTGGCCTACTACTCCGGCGCGAAGTATGAAATGGACGCCTTCAAGTTCCGCATCACCGGTCCTTACTGGTGGGCCTACCTGGCGATGATGTCCTGCAACGTGCTTTCCCCGCAGCTCTTCTGGTGGAAGGCCTGCCGTGAAAACCTCTGGGTGGTCATGGGCGTGGCAATGGCCGTGAACATCGGCATGTGGTTCGAGCGCTTTGTCATCATCGTGACCACGCTGGCCCGCATGTTCCTGCCGGGCGACTGGAAGACCTACAGCCCGAGCTACGTGGAAATGGCGCTCTTCATCGGCACCATCGGCATGTTCCTGGCTCTGTTCCTCCTCTTCCTGCGTTTCCTGCCCTGCATCAACATTGCGGAAGTGAAGTGGACCCTGCTGGAGTCCGACCCGCACCACGACGATCACCACGATCACCCCGACCACGGTGTCGAACGCATCCCCGCCTATCAGCGCGAGCTGCACGGCAAGGCCATCGTCGGTCCCGATAACTGA
- a CDS encoding DUF3341 domain-containing protein, with amino-acid sequence MSTTRKRVYGYLAEFGSASALYKAAEKVRDAGFRKWDCHTPYPVHGLDAAMGMKRSILPWFVFFGGMLGTATGFGLAYITQVEIYPTVVQAKPANIFTVPAFFPIMFELTILFSGFTTLFGLLALMKLPRLNHPLFASRQFHRATDDAFFIAVEARDPKFSPDGTRQFLEDIGGKSIELVEEED; translated from the coding sequence GTGAGTACCACCCGCAAACGCGTTTACGGCTACCTCGCCGAATTCGGAAGCGCCTCCGCCCTCTACAAGGCGGCCGAGAAGGTGCGCGACGCCGGCTTCCGCAAGTGGGATTGCCACACGCCTTATCCGGTCCACGGACTTGATGCCGCGATGGGCATGAAGCGCTCGATCCTGCCGTGGTTCGTGTTCTTCGGCGGCATGCTGGGCACTGCCACCGGCTTCGGTCTGGCCTACATCACGCAGGTCGAAATTTACCCGACGGTGGTGCAGGCGAAGCCGGCGAACATCTTCACGGTGCCCGCCTTCTTCCCGATCATGTTCGAGCTGACGATCTTGTTCTCGGGCTTCACCACGCTCTTCGGCCTGCTCGCACTGATGAAGCTGCCACGCTTGAACCACCCGCTTTTCGCCAGCCGTCAGTTCCACCGCGCCACCGATGATGCCTTCTTCATCGCCGTGGAAGCCCGCGACCCGAAATTCAGCCCGGATGGCACCCGCCAGTTCCTTGAGGACATCGGCGGCAAAAGCATCGAACTCGTCGAAGAAGAGGACTGA
- a CDS encoding c-type cytochrome, with amino-acid sequence MKYFFLAYAIIAALFIGLMPMRGGKSPDAPIRLFPDMDEQDKLKPQKPDAFFSDGQGARQPVHGTQALGFNAEGASVIGGIPEPEFGGGTGYYATGGIDGYYANGMPEELGLTAENVGAFLKRGEEVFNVNCAICHGKSADGLGMTSHYGVPGIANLTQDTYGQAAYPDGRLFSVISDGKGNMGAYKHNVNLRDRWAIIAYIRALQFARKAPYDLVKDAYDKATASAAAAPAAH; translated from the coding sequence GTGAAATACTTCTTCCTCGCCTACGCGATCATCGCAGCTCTTTTCATCGGCCTGATGCCGATGCGGGGCGGCAAGTCTCCGGACGCGCCGATCCGCCTGTTCCCGGACATGGATGAGCAGGACAAGCTGAAGCCGCAGAAGCCCGATGCCTTCTTCTCGGATGGCCAAGGTGCGCGCCAACCGGTGCACGGCACCCAGGCACTCGGTTTCAACGCGGAAGGCGCATCCGTGATCGGCGGCATCCCCGAGCCTGAATTCGGCGGTGGCACCGGCTACTACGCTACCGGCGGTATCGATGGCTACTATGCCAACGGTATGCCTGAGGAACTGGGTCTCACCGCGGAAAACGTGGGTGCCTTCCTCAAGCGCGGTGAAGAAGTCTTCAACGTCAACTGCGCCATCTGCCACGGCAAGTCCGCTGATGGCCTCGGCATGACCAGCCACTACGGCGTTCCGGGCATCGCCAACCTGACCCAGGACACCTACGGCCAAGCTGCCTATCCGGACGGTCGTCTCTTCTCCGTGATCTCCGACGGCAAGGGCAACATGGGTGCCTACAAGCACAACGTGAACCTGCGCGACCGCTGGGCGATCATCGCTTACATCCGCGCCCTGCAATTCGCCCGCAAGGCTCCTTATGACCTTGTGAAGGACGCCTACGACAAGGCTACTGCCTCCGCCGCTGCTGCTCCTGCCGCCCACTAA
- a CDS encoding c-type cytochrome, whose product MSSSSDNPFVRFTAFWWALGVFSLFGVLLLVTKLFTSDTEESNPLEEAAAAKRYEMRTTVDAAQAAGLGYKEVEKGKVVQVPPTVVFKHVGETLLAGKPEAVKQDTQIIPGGSAVKTGGDADYGAVDKLTPAADTPVDPAAMEAGKAAFMICMACHGANGEGGPVGPPLANNPTVAGPVSNLIRIQFRGLTGPIHVGDKEMNFPAPMMPVIAAQDDAYIANVLTYVRNSFGNKAGPVLPEQVKMLRSEIGKAVLTEADLIKH is encoded by the coding sequence ATGTCCTCATCCAGCGACAATCCCTTCGTCCGGTTCACCGCCTTCTGGTGGGCGCTCGGCGTGTTCTCGCTCTTCGGCGTGCTGCTTCTCGTGACCAAGCTCTTTACGAGCGACACGGAGGAGTCGAACCCGCTTGAAGAAGCTGCGGCAGCCAAGCGTTACGAAATGCGCACGACCGTCGATGCTGCCCAAGCGGCCGGCCTTGGCTACAAGGAAGTGGAGAAGGGCAAGGTCGTACAGGTGCCGCCGACGGTGGTTTTCAAGCACGTGGGCGAAACTCTGTTGGCTGGAAAGCCGGAAGCGGTGAAACAGGACACGCAGATCATCCCAGGCGGCTCTGCTGTCAAAACCGGTGGCGATGCGGACTACGGAGCGGTCGACAAGCTTACTCCGGCTGCGGATACCCCGGTCGATCCTGCTGCGATGGAAGCTGGTAAAGCCGCTTTCATGATCTGCATGGCTTGCCATGGCGCGAATGGCGAAGGTGGTCCTGTGGGTCCTCCGCTTGCGAACAACCCGACGGTCGCTGGTCCGGTTTCGAACTTGATCCGCATCCAGTTCCGCGGCCTGACCGGTCCGATCCACGTGGGCGACAAGGAGATGAATTTCCCGGCACCGATGATGCCCGTGATCGCCGCTCAGGATGACGCCTACATCGCCAACGTGCTGACTTACGTGCGCAACAGCTTTGGTAACAAGGCTGGTCCGGTTCTTCCCGAGCAGGTCAAGATGCTCCGCTCTGAAATTGGCAAGGCTGTGCTCACCGAGGCCGACCTGATCAAGCACTGA